One region of Thermoanaerobacterales bacterium genomic DNA includes:
- a CDS encoding UPF0280 family protein → MNAEVRAYRARFAGTNMTYFEVMVKETDLCIGVRRERMTGDLPRRVETLVREARSTLEAYIAADPEFLHTLEPYPQQGGMPSLAREMAAAGAVAGVGPMAAVAGAFADLVGRYLARYSRDVIVENGGDVFLKATRRVTVGVYAGRSPFSERVGLEIPPEATPLGICTSSGTVGHSLSLGRADAVVILAETAALADAVATAAANRVRSAADLQGAVEFALGLTGIYGAVAIKDDRLAASGAVKLVPL, encoded by the coding sequence TTGAACGCTGAGGTCCGCGCCTACCGCGCCCGCTTTGCGGGTACGAACATGACTTATTTCGAAGTTATGGTTAAAGAAACCGACCTCTGCATCGGCGTCCGCCGCGAACGGATGACCGGGGATTTGCCCCGTCGGGTTGAAACGTTGGTGCGGGAGGCGCGTTCGACGCTCGAAGCCTACATTGCAGCGGATCCCGAGTTCCTGCACACCCTTGAGCCTTATCCTCAACAAGGGGGAATGCCTTCTTTGGCCCGCGAGATGGCCGCGGCCGGCGCCGTCGCCGGGGTAGGTCCCATGGCTGCCGTGGCCGGGGCCTTCGCCGACCTTGTGGGCCGGTACCTTGCCCGTTACTCCAGGGACGTCATCGTCGAGAACGGCGGGGACGTGTTCCTCAAGGCCACGCGCCGCGTAACCGTTGGAGTCTATGCCGGCCGTTCCCCGTTCTCCGAGCGCGTCGGTCTGGAGATTCCACCCGAGGCCACCCCCCTGGGTATCTGCACTTCTTCGGGAACGGTCGGGCACTCCTTAAGCCTTGGCCGCGCCGATGCAGTGGTTATCCTGGCGGAAACGGCCGCCCTGGCCGACGCCGTGGCCACTGCCGCGGCGAACCGCGTCCGCTCGGCGGCCGATCTGCAGGGCGCCGTAGAGTTCGCCCTGGGGCTCACCGGGATTTACGGAGCGGTGGCCATCAAAGACGACCGCCTCGCCGCCTCGGGGGCGGTCAAGCTCGTTCCGCTGTAA
- the mnmA gene encoding tRNA 2-thiouridine(34) synthase MnmA, with amino-acid sequence MSASRGIVAVALSGGVDSSMTALLLREQGFWVFAVTMPTTPTVAARAGKVAEHLGLKHYVADEIGPLFVRDVVDYFCSAYRDGLTPNPCIACNRRIKYGALMEYALRLGADYFATGHYACVRRTAGGARELWRGLDRAKDQSYVLYHLSQERLARIMLPLGGRRKEDVRRDALRRGIPFIREESQEICFIPQDDYRTFLRTRLEPGAAAPGPIRTVDGRVVGEHRGLPFYTIGQRRGLRVALGYPVYVLGFVREENALIVGPADALRQREMAVGEVHFIAGCPPAQEFSAEVQIRYHARPARAQVFTAGGTTEARVLFCEPQTAITPGQAAVFYEGDKVLGGGLIKAAG; translated from the coding sequence GTGAGCGCTAGCCGTGGGATCGTCGCCGTGGCCTTGAGCGGCGGCGTCGACAGTTCAATGACGGCCCTGCTCTTACGCGAGCAGGGCTTTTGGGTGTTTGCCGTGACAATGCCGACGACTCCCACGGTCGCGGCCCGCGCGGGAAAAGTGGCGGAGCACCTTGGCCTTAAGCACTACGTGGCGGACGAGATCGGCCCCCTTTTCGTACGGGATGTCGTGGATTATTTCTGCTCCGCCTACCGCGACGGGTTGACTCCGAACCCGTGCATCGCGTGCAACCGCCGGATCAAGTACGGTGCCCTGATGGAGTACGCACTGCGCCTCGGGGCCGACTATTTCGCCACGGGGCATTACGCCTGCGTGCGGCGCACGGCCGGAGGCGCCCGTGAACTGTGGCGTGGGCTGGACCGGGCCAAGGATCAGAGCTACGTGCTTTATCACCTCTCACAGGAACGCCTGGCCCGGATCATGCTCCCCTTGGGGGGAAGACGCAAAGAAGATGTTCGGCGGGATGCTCTGAGGCGGGGGATCCCCTTCATCCGTGAAGAGAGCCAGGAGATCTGCTTCATTCCGCAGGATGACTACCGCACGTTCCTGCGCACCCGGCTGGAGCCGGGCGCCGCCGCCCCCGGCCCGATCCGCACCGTGGACGGGCGTGTCGTCGGCGAGCACCGGGGCCTGCCGTTTTACACCATCGGCCAGCGGCGCGGGCTGCGGGTCGCGCTGGGCTACCCTGTCTATGTCCTCGGTTTTGTACGGGAAGAAAACGCCCTTATCGTCGGTCCGGCGGATGCGTTGAGGCAACGGGAGATGGCCGTGGGGGAGGTGCACTTCATCGCCGGCTGCCCACCGGCACAGGAGTTCTCCGCGGAGGTCCAGATCCGCTACCATGCGCGGCCGGCCCGGGCTCAGGTCTTCACCGCCGGGGGGACGACCGAGGCTCGGGTACTCTTCTGCGAGCCGCAGACGGCCATAACGCCCGGACAAGCCGCCGTGTTCTACGAGGGCGATAAGGTCCTGGGCGGCGGTCTGATTAAGGCCGCAGGGTGA
- a CDS encoding cysteine desulfurase family protein, with protein MRRVYLDHNATTPVRPEVVEAMLPFLQERFGNPSSIHSFGREAREGMEKARGQIAAAIGADAADIVFTSGGTEADFLALKGVAYHNRSRGKHIIISAVEHHAVLDTCAEFLTAGEFDLTVVPVDRSGIVDPDAVRTAIRPGTILISVMYANNEVGSVQPVPQIAAIAREHGVIFHTDAVQCLGKIPVNVRELNADLVSLSSHKVNGPKGAGALWIRPGTRWAPINHGGGQERARRPGTENVPGIVGFGEACSLAVAELEVKAAELRRLRDRLVEGVYEALPGVLVNGEPERCLPNTAHFCIAGADEEAVLTALDAHGIAVSAGSACVSGSRAPSHVLTAMGVPAEAARCSLRVSLGYGNTDADVEYFVQVLRQVVAHRER; from the coding sequence TTGCGCAGGGTATACCTCGACCATAATGCCACCACACCGGTACGGCCGGAGGTCGTCGAGGCCATGCTCCCCTTCCTGCAGGAGCGCTTCGGCAACCCTTCAAGCATCCATTCCTTCGGGCGGGAGGCACGCGAGGGGATGGAAAAGGCGCGGGGACAAATCGCGGCGGCCATCGGCGCCGATGCCGCGGACATCGTCTTTACCAGCGGGGGCACGGAGGCCGACTTCCTGGCCCTGAAAGGCGTCGCTTACCACAACCGCTCCCGGGGCAAGCACATCATCATCTCAGCCGTCGAACACCACGCCGTGCTGGACACCTGTGCCGAGTTCCTGACCGCCGGCGAGTTCGACCTGACGGTCGTACCCGTCGACAGGAGTGGCATCGTTGATCCGGATGCGGTGCGCACGGCCATCCGGCCCGGCACGATCCTCATTTCCGTCATGTACGCCAACAACGAGGTCGGTTCCGTTCAGCCGGTACCTCAAATCGCCGCCATCGCCCGCGAGCACGGGGTCATCTTCCACACCGATGCCGTGCAGTGCCTGGGGAAAATCCCGGTCAACGTCCGGGAACTGAACGCCGACCTCGTTTCACTGTCTTCACATAAGGTGAACGGGCCGAAGGGGGCGGGCGCCCTCTGGATCCGGCCGGGAACGCGTTGGGCCCCGATCAACCACGGCGGGGGACAAGAGCGGGCCCGGCGTCCGGGTACGGAGAACGTCCCGGGGATCGTCGGCTTCGGCGAGGCCTGCAGCCTGGCCGTTGCCGAGCTGGAGGTCAAAGCGGCTGAGCTGCGCCGTTTGCGTGACAGATTGGTGGAAGGGGTATACGAGGCCCTCCCCGGGGTCCTGGTGAACGGGGAGCCGGAACGCTGCCTGCCCAACACGGCCCACTTCTGCATCGCCGGGGCGGACGAGGAGGCAGTCCTTACGGCCTTAGATGCCCATGGCATCGCCGTTTCCGCCGGTTCCGCATGTGTCTCCGGCTCCCGGGCGCCGTCCCACGTTCTCACGGCGATGGGCGTTCCTGCAGAAGCGGCCCGGTGCTCGCTCAGAGTCAGCCTGGGGTACGGCAACACGGATGCCGACGTGGAGTACTTCGTGCAGGTCCTGCGGCAGGTGGTGGCCCATCGTGAGCGCTAG
- a CDS encoding HAD family hydrolase: MLHGIYIIDADNTLWDTHGVYLEAYRRMVQALQEAGYAFAEDFGSVYLSIRTADRTIARTLHDYEYDFTLLALALVHHAGGSEPEEAARRALSAPRAGREWRAASLAASRFYAYHDSTPPALFEHAGETLAALKHLGNVLILHSEGQPERVRQTLAVHGLTDFFHDLVLEYKSPASFARARAIGREFYRWIADIPPRDCVVVGDSPQRDILFGNLIGAHTIMKPGGFWGGDIPEDPLQQPEYLVTHLGEILSLKDRRRAG; the protein is encoded by the coding sequence TTGCTACACGGAATCTACATCATTGACGCCGACAATACCCTTTGGGACACCCACGGGGTCTACCTGGAGGCCTATCGCCGAATGGTGCAGGCCCTGCAGGAGGCCGGCTACGCCTTCGCGGAAGATTTCGGCTCGGTTTACCTTTCGATCCGTACCGCCGACCGGACCATCGCCCGGACGCTGCACGACTATGAATATGATTTCACGCTCCTGGCCCTCGCTCTCGTTCACCACGCCGGGGGATCGGAGCCCGAGGAAGCTGCGCGCCGGGCGCTGTCCGCCCCCCGCGCGGGCCGGGAATGGAGAGCCGCTTCCCTTGCGGCAAGTCGTTTCTACGCTTACCATGACTCGACCCCGCCGGCCCTGTTCGAGCACGCGGGCGAGACCCTGGCCGCATTGAAGCACCTCGGCAACGTCTTGATCCTTCACTCCGAGGGACAGCCGGAACGCGTCCGCCAGACCCTCGCCGTGCACGGGCTCACCGACTTTTTCCATGACCTGGTCCTCGAGTACAAGTCACCCGCGTCCTTCGCCCGCGCCCGGGCCATAGGGCGCGAGTTTTACCGCTGGATCGCCGATATTCCTCCGCGTGACTGTGTCGTCGTCGGCGACTCGCCGCAACGCGACATCCTCTTCGGCAACCTGATCGGGGCCCACACCATCATGAAGCCGGGCGGCTTTTGGGGCGGAGACATCCCCGAAGACCCGCTGCAGCAACCCGAGTACCTGGTCACCCACCTGGGCGAGATCCTGTCCCTCAAAGACCGCCGCCGCGCCGGTTAA